From Rhododendron vialii isolate Sample 1 chromosome 10a, ASM3025357v1, the proteins below share one genomic window:
- the LOC131302783 gene encoding receptor-like protein kinase FERONIA, whose amino-acid sequence MSEWKVTRQNEPASTTASTLGKTETEPCARLREFSFIGNLNQPNTTHDVAFEFVANTLDHIAVNCGSSRNSTAVDTRHWTRCLFQIHDVSHGSKSKWFSSKVTDQRLRSNPIPYTMVRLSGWPFTYTFRVTPGQKLIRLHFYPALYRGGFQRSEAFFSVKAGPYTLLSNFSASLTVDAFGIQYLVKEYCVNVEEDRPLIIMFSRSRLGNSDEVYAFVNGIEIMPMPAALYHTREGNPAVQIIGKSYRFTIDNDIALEKVHPLNIGRSSSSSIEDTGMFWDWYEDSSYLLEKSCVKPVTTTIRNKYTSIPPYTAPQKVYQTSWSMVPDKLANKTEFNFTWRLTVDLGFQYLLRLHFCALEYEIKESGRMEFSIFVNEQVVEAKGDLIKWSDGNGVAVYKDLW is encoded by the exons ATGAGTGAATGGAAGGTCACACGGCAAAATGAGCCAGCTAGCACAACAGCTAGCACCCTGGGAAAAACAGAAACTGAACCATGTGCAAGACTTCGAGAATTTTCATTTATTGGGAATTTGAACCAACCCAACACCACCCACGATGTAGCTTTCGAATTTGTAGCGAATACG CTTGATCACATTGCCGTTAACTGCGGCTCCTCCCGTAACTCAACTGCAGTAGATACCCGGCACTGGACGAGATGCCTGTTCCAAATACATGATGTATCACATGGTTCAAAGAGCAAATGGTTCAGCTCAAAAGTCACTGACCAACGCCTTCGCTCTAACCCGATCCCTTACACAATGGTCCGGCTCTCCGGTTGGCCATTCACCTATACATTCCGAGTCACTCCAGGTCAGAAACTTATACGTCTTCATTTCTATCCAGCTTTATACCGGGGTGGTTTCCAAAGGTCCGAGGCCTTTTTTAGTGTGAAAGCTGGTCCGTATACCCTTCTTAGCAACTTTAGTGCTTCCCTTACTGTTGATGCTTTTGGCATCCAATATCTGGTTAAAGAGTATTGTGTGAATGTGGAAGAAGATCGACCATTAATCATAATGTTTTCCCGGTCACGACTTGGTAATTCTGATGAGGTATATGCTTTTGTCAATGGGATTGAAATCATGCCAATGCCAGCTGCACTTTATCATACTCGTGAGGGTAATCCAGCTGTACAGATTATTGGGAAGAGTTACCGGTTTACCATAGATAACGACATTGCTCTGGAGAAGGTACACCCGTTAAACATTGGCAGAAGCTCCAGTTCGTCCATAGAAGATACGGGTATGTTTTGGGATTGGTATGAGGACTCGAGTTATCTGTTAGAAAAATCATGTGTAAAGCCAGTTACTACCACGATTCGAAACAAATACACCAGTATACCACCATACACTGCTCCTCAAAAAGTTTACCAAACATCTTGGTCGATGGTTCCGGACAAACTAGCAAACAAAACTGAATTCAATTTTACATGGAGATTAACGGTGGATTTGGGATTTCAGTACCTGCTTAGGTTGCATTTTTGTGCGCTTGAATATGAGATAAAAGAGAGTGGCAGGATGGAGTTTAGTATCTTTGTTAATGAACAAGTTGTTGAGGCTAAAGGTGACCTTATCAAGTGGAGCGATGGAAATGGGGTCGCGGTGTACAAGGACTTGTGGTGA
- the LOC131304486 gene encoding probable serine/threonine-protein kinase PIX13 codes for MNKQQTEIFPQGNVASSSTPEQLNDDTQRQKRSRKNLFQRVGVFFAGVMGIRWMRIEDVEIRSTATNKSTIQDESNITSNWQISAGSDTDMPYLDGRILPTPNLRKFNFSELKNATRNFDTLLGEGRYGKAYRGWLDAELTSSNGSGFVVAVKQMYRCQYIKHTVGPLCGLSHSNLVKILGYYWVDQGPYYVQKLFLVYEFMQNGSLEQHLFGRGSALQPLPWDIRLKILIGAAQGLAFLHALETPVICREFKASNILLDESFNAKISDFSYGELDSPEKSCGYVPTIYPGLETHPVYEPYIAPEYVFTGYVHVKGDVYSFGVVLLEMLTGLCAWDMNRPIQQRNLVGWVKPYLADQRMLATVIDSGWEERYPWKAALQIAHLASHCLEDQPKARPSMKQVVEALEIISATPGNTQCILCPRIKDLILLELRI; via the exons ATGAACAAACAACAAACTGAAATTTTTCCACAAGGTAATGTTGCCTCCTCATCCACTCCGGAGCAGCTTAATGATGATACCCAACGCCAGAAGAGGTCGAGGAAAAATCTGTTTCAAAGGGTTGGTGTATTTTTCGCTGGAGTTATGGGTATCCGGTGGATGAGAATAGAGGACGTAGAGATTCGATCTACAGCCACAAACAAGTCGACTATCCAAG ATGAAAGCAACATCACTAGCAATTGGCAGATCTCTGCAGGGAGTGACACTGATATGCCATATCTAGATGGGCGGATCTTACCCACCCCAAATTTAAGGAAATTCAATTTCTCAGAATTGAAGAATGCTACCAGAAACTTTGATACATTGTTGGGAGAAGGACGTTATGGCAAAGCTTATAGGGGTTGGCTTGATGCGGAACTGACATCAAGCAACGGTAGTGGATTTGTTGTTGCGGTAAAACAGATGTACCGATGCCAGTATATTAAG cATACGGTCGGTCCCTTGTGTGGGCTTTCTCATTCTAACCTTGTTAAGATATTGGGGTACTATTGGGTAGATCAAGGCCCATATTACGTTCAAAAGCTATTCCTTGTCTATGAATTCATGCAAAACGGCAGCTTGGAGCAGCACCTTTTCGGAA GGGGCTCTGCTCTTCAGCCACTGCCATGGGATATTCGGCTTAAGATACTAATAGGAGCAGCCCAAGGCCTGGCATTTTTGCACGCATTAGAAACACCAGTAATTTGCAGAGAATTCAAGGCATCAAATATATTGCTTGATGAG TCATTCAATGCCAAGATCTCGGACTTCAGCTATGGAGAGTTGGATTCCCCTGAAAAAAGTTGTGGGTATGTGCCAACAATATATCCAGGCCTAGAGACACATCCTGTCTACGAACCCTACATTGCCCCGGAATATGTTTTCACAG GTTATGTGCATGTGAAGGGTGACGTGtatagttttggtgttgtattgcTTGAGATGCTTACGGGGTTATGTGCATGGGATATGAATCGTCCGATTCAGCAACGTAATCTAGTAGGCTGGGTCAAGCCCTATTTAGCCGATCAAAGAATGTTAGCAACTGTAATCGATTCCGGGTGGGAAGAGAGATATCCTTGGAAAGCTGCCCTGCAAATAGCTCATCTTGCTTCACATTGTCTCGAAGATCAACCCAAAGCAAGGCCATCAATGAAACAAGTTGTGGAGGCACTGGAAATTATCAGTGCAACCCCTGGAAACACCCAATGCATACTCTGTCCTAGAATTAAGGATTTGATattgctagaattaaggatttga
- the LOC131302784 gene encoding receptor-like protein kinase FERONIA produces the protein MHFNVLSITIPLCLLLNQIHFSVATTKSSVLYHPINNIAVNCASSGNSTAVDGRQWTGDIGSNYAPLLHSNKGKLISSKATSPPLSPDPVPYRSARLSRWPFTYAFRVSPGQKFIRLHFYPATYRGGFKRSQAFFTVKAGPYTLLSNFSASLTVDALGLDSLVKEYCVNVEENQPLIISFSPSLGGSSDEAYAFVNGIEIVSMPAGLYHTQEGDAGAHVVGQNFRLPIDKSIALEMVQRLNVGGTAISSIEDTGLFRDWSQDSNFLMETSYVQPVTTTLRIKYTSIPSYTAPQKVYQTSWSMATDRQRNGNFNFTWKLPIDFGFRYLLRLHFCDFEYEIEERDRTKFSVFFDEHVAEAKADINKWNGGNRVAVYRDYVVRIEGDRMEVKHDLLIAYFPHNHEWIEDIDTVLKGLEVFKLSNPDKNLAGMNPVPLSCASTSSNTKPHKFVYASGGNALATVLVILLTVTNISVYMLRVLVEKFGEKNISPLPPEGLCRRFSLSEVLLVTNNFSHEFFIGSGGFGNVYKAHIDDRTTTVAIKRLNSKSKQGANEFRTEIEMLSNLRHTHLVSLIGYCDERQEMILVYEYMEHGTLADHIYKHYTFGNGTICHLSWDQRMKVCIGAARGLDYLHTGTRCGIIHRDIKTTNILLDKDWVAKISDYGLCKEGTTSHSHSHVSTDVKGTLGYLDPEYFLTLRLTKKSDVYAFGVVLLEVLCGRPAVDLSLEEEQRSLAWWAQECIKEEKYDQLIDPSLRDQISPQCLKVFTEVANKCLHKHPSGRPTMTDVVASLECMLASHEQPKNAFTEEEEQEKGEEEEEDVNVHGDPNQLIYYNDMNKQQTEIFPQGNVASSSTPMQLNDDTQRQKRSRKNLFDPCLMDQISPQCLKVFTEVANKCLHEHPSGRPTMIDVMATLECMLASQEQPRNACTEEEEEEKWEEDVNVHGD, from the coding sequence atgcatttcaatGTCCTCTCAATTACCATCCCTCTCTGCTTGTTACTCaatcaaattcatttttctgttGCCACCACCAAATCATCTGTTCTTTATCACCCAATTAACAACATCGCCGTTAACTGCGCCTCCTCTGGCAACTCTACTGCAGTAGATGGCCGGCAATGGACGGGAGATATCGGTTCGAATTACGCCCCTTTATTACATAGTAACAAAGGAAAATTGATTAGCTCAAAAGCCACTAGCCCACCACTTTCTCCTGATCCAGTGCCTTATAGGTCAGCCCGGCTCTCCCGATGGCCTTTCACATATGCATTTCGAGTCTCACCAGGCCAAAAATTTATCCGCCTACATTTCTATCCAGCAACATACCGGGGTGGTTTTAAACGGTCTCAGGCCTTTTTTACGGTAAAAGCTGGTCCATATACCCTTCTTAGCAACTTTAGTGCTTCCCTTACAGTTGATGCTTTAGGCTTGGACTCTCTTGTTAAAGAGTATTGTGTGAATGTGGAAGAAAATCAGCCACTGATCATATCATTCTCTCCCTCATTAGGTGGTTCTTCTGATGAGGCATATGCTTTTGTCAATGGGATCGAAATCGTCTCGATGCCGGCTGGACTTTATCATACACAAGAAGGTGATGCAGGTGCACATGTTGTCGGCCAGAATTTTCGACTCCCAATTGATAAAAGCATTGCACTTGAGATGGTGCAACGGTTAAATGTTGGTGGAACAGCCATCTCATCCATAGAAGATACAGGTTTGTTTCGTGATTGGTCTCAGGACTCAAATTTTTTGATGGAAACATCATATGTCCAGCCAGTTACTACCACCCTTCGAATCAAATACACAAGTATACCATCATACACTGCTCCTCAGAAAGTTTACCAAACATCATGGTCAATGGCTACAGACAGGCAACGGAACGGTAACTTCAATTTTACGTGGAAGTTGCCTATTGATTTTGGATTCAGGTACCTTCTTAGGTTACATTTTTGTGACTTTGAATACGAAATAGAAGAGCGTGACCGCACAAAATTTAGTGTCTTCTTTGATGAACACGTTGCTGAAGCTAAAGCAGATATTAACAAATGGAATGGTGGAAACAGGGTTGCTGTCTATAGGGACTATGTGGTGAGGATTGAAGGAGATAGGATGGAGGTAAAACACGATTTGCTCATAGCATACTTCCCTCACAACCATGAATGGATTGAAGACATTGATACAGTTCTAAAGGGGTTAGAGGTATTCAAGCTAAGCAACCCTGACAAAAATCTTGCTGGTATGAACCCGGTGCCACTGTCATGCGCTTCGACATCTAGTAACACAAAACCCCATAAGTTTGTGTATGCTTCCGGTGGTAATGCCCTTGCAACAGTTTTGGTAATATTACTTACCGTTACGAATATTAGTGTTTACATGTTACGTGTTTTGGTTGAGAAATTTGGTGAAAAGAACATCTCACCATTACCGCCTGAAGGGTTGTGTCGTCGCTTCTCACTTTCTGAGGTCCTCTTAGTGACCAACAACTTCAGTCATGAATTTTTCATTGGAAGTGGTGGATTTGGTAATGTCTACAAGGCGCACATCGACGATCGAACAACTACTGTTGCCATTAAGAGGTTGAATTCGAAGTCTAAGCAAGGGGCAAATGAGTTTCGGACAGAGATTGAGATGCTTTCTAACCTTCGGCATACGCATCTCGTGAGTCTTATAGGCTATTGTGATGAACGACAGGAGATGATCCTTGTTTACGAGTACATGGAGCATGGTACACTTGCTGATCATATTTATAAGCattatacttttggtaatggcaCTATTTGTCATCTGTCATGGGATCAAAGGATGAAAGTTTGCATTGGTGCTGCTCGTGGACTGGATTACCTCCATACAGGTACTCGATGTGGTATCATACACCGTGATATTAAGACGACAAATATTCTTCTGGACAAGGATTGGGTTGCCAAGATTTCAGATTATGGGTTGTGCAAAGAAGGCACTACAAGCCATTCACACAGTCATGTTAGCACTGATGTTAAAGGAACGCTTGGTTACTTGGATCCAGAATATTTCTTAACCCTTAGACTAACTAAGAAATCAGATGTCTATGCATTTGGTGTCGTGTTGTTAGAAGTGCTTTGTGGGAGGCCAGCCGTGGATTTAAGTTTGGAGGAGGAGCAACGCAGTCTAGCTTGGTGGGCTCAAGAATGTATCAAAGAGGAAAAGTATGATCAACTTATTGACCCCAGTTTGAGGGACCAAATCTCGCCACAGTGTTTGAAGGTCTTTACAGAAGTTGCTAATAAATGCTTGCATAAGCATCCAAGTGGACGGCCTACCATGACTGATGTCGTGGCGAGCCTCGAGTGCATGTTGGCTTCACATGAGCAACCCAAAAATGCTTTCacagaggaggaggagcaaGAGAAaggggaggaagaggaggaggatgtCAATGTTCATGGGGATCCCAACCAACTGATTTATTACAATGACATGAACAAACAGCAAACTGAAATTTTTCCACAAGGTAATGTTGCATCCTCATCCACTCCGATGCAGCTTAATGATGATACCCAACGCCAGAAGAGATCGAGGAAAAATCTGTTTGACCCTTGTTTGATGGACCAAATCTCGCCACAGTGTTTGAAGGTCTTTACAGAAGTTGCTAATAAATGCTTGCATGAGCATCCAAGTGGACGGCCTACCATGATTGATGTCATGGCGACTCTCGAGTGCATGTTGGCTTCACAGGAGCAACCCAGAAATGCTTGcacagaggaggaggaggaagagaaatGGGAGGAGGATGTCAATGTTCATGGGGAT